The DNA segment GCAGAACAAGCTCGCAGAGAACCCCACGATGGTAGCCTTTAAGCTACAATGCCAATTGTCAAAGTCAGCGAATACCAGACGACCGAAGGTAAAAGCCCGTTCGCCGATTGGATGCGCCGACTACGTGACCGCAGTGCCCGCCAGCGCGTTACCGCCCGGATTGTCCGCATGCAGGCCGGCAACCGAGGCGACTGGAAGCCGGTCGGTGACGGAGTGTTCGAGCTTCGCATCGACCACGGCCCCGGCTACCGCGTCTATTGCGGACAGGACGGCGAAACGCTTGTGCTACTGCTCTGCGGCGGCGACAAGCGCACTCAAGCTCAGGACATCAAGAACGCTCATGACTACTGGAACGACTACCAAGCACGCCGCTAGCACGGAGTTCCGGGCTGCGGACTACCTGCGCCCCGAGGACGTGCCCGGCTTTCTCGCCGAAGCGCTGCACGACGGCGACCACCGCGTACTGCCCCCTGCGCTGCGAGCCGCCGCCGACGTGATCGGAATGTCCGAGCTGGCAAAGATGACCGGCCTGAGCCGCGAAACGCTGTACCGCACGCTATCGGAGAAGGGAAACCCACGGCTGGACACGCTGGCCGCGATTCTCTCGGCGTTCGGGCTGCGCCTGGCCGTGGCTCCGATATCCCGGCGGAAGCGCGCAACACCAAGCCGGGCGAAGAAGGCGGCGGCCGGCGCATGAACTGATTGTTGGACCCCAAGCCCTGCGGGGATGAGTAGGGCAAACGGCGGAACCGAGTGTTGACGCACCCGGCCCGCCTGACCAAAGCACTGACCTACGAAGGAGGTCACACCATGGCTACACAAGAGTTTAACCCGCAGACCTGCGGCACCGACGCCCTGAAGTTTCCGGGCCCGCTTTCAGATCTCAACTTCAGCTACGGTGGAGGCATACCAGTTCTGTCGGCCCTTAAAGAGGGTGACGCGCTGATTGAGTCGGCAATTAACATTCTCCGACTGAATCGCAACCTCAGTGATCAGAACTCTGAAGTGCTCGGCGTAATTTTCCTGCTGGAAGCCGCTGCGTCGGTGTTCTTGTCCGTGCAACATGGAATCGAGAAGTACGAATCGGCAACCGACGACGCGGTCAACGGGGGCGCGAAATGAGCACTCCACTCACGGAAGGTCCGCCGGCCTCGTGGATGACCGGCATGAACGCTCAAGAAACGCTCGATATCTCGGCAAAGATACTCCGGTTCGTGGGGTGCGCAGCGATCGATATCGAAACATTCAATAACGATCGGGAGGGCGATGCCGTCTATCACATTCTGCATCAGGTCGCCGATTGCCTGAAGTGGGCAAGCAACCGGACGTGGCCGGAAAACGTAGACGAGGAGCAGACCGATGCTGGATAAATCTGATGAATTCGATGCCGCAAAGGAATGGGGGGAATTTCAGAAGTTGCAGCCAGCGCTCACGCTAGCGCAGGTTGATGAAATGGAACAAGGAGCTCAACGACGAGGACAGAACGAACACGTTGTGCGTCGCATTGCACTCATGACGCTTGCCCATCCGACTAAACACTTCATCGACATATTTCGAGAGGATCGAAATGCGGCACTTTCCTTCGCCGAAGCGCTTAGGACCATGGACGATCAAATCCAATACCTCGATTCAGTTCGCGAAGTCCTTTCCGCCGCAAGGATGCGAATCTCGTTTTCTTTGGCAGTGCGCGGCGATATGGATGAAATCCTCAAAGAGGCTAAGACCACCTGACAAGGAGAAGCCCCGCCGGCTCGCTGGCGGGGCGATTCTATGCACGCGCCCGGAGCGGTCGGCCGGGCGCTAATGAGCGACGTACTCAAATGCCGCCTGTTCCGAAGCATCTTCCGCTAGACGATGAAATCGATCACGTCGTCTATTTGCTATCGGAAGGCGATCCGGCGATAGGACGACTTCTAGCGGACATTGCAAAAGCAGAATTACAGACCAAGGGCTTCTGGAACGAAACAATACAAATGCCGGCCGGCCATCCCCCAGGCTACTGGGAGGACCTAGCCGAAATATGGAGACTCGCGCCACACGTACGAGGCAACCCGGAATTGATCTCAACCGTTGAGCTTCTGCTTTGGCGCCATGCAACGATGAGGCTTCAATACGTCGGCAATGAGCCACTGACAAAGGTACTCAAGCGAGATCTTGACCGCCAGACCGGGACAAAGAAGCCGCGCAGGCCAGATATTACCGCGTGGATCAAGGACAGATTAGTTGTCAATCGCGACGCAAAGAGCCCCGACCTTTGGAAACAAGCACCCGATTGGCTGACCGATCAGATTGGTTACCGGCGATTCGCCAGTAGGGTAACTAGGATCCGAAAAGAGATCGGAATAGCGCGCAAGTAAGTAGCGCGCCAATCGCCCAATAGCATGCACTTGCCCGCTGCGTTTCATTGACGCGCAGCCAGACTCAAGAGGACAAGTGCATGATCGATGATGTTATGGAGCCCTTCCGCGAGTGGTTGCGCGAGATCGGCGTCCGATCCCCCAACACCGGCTACGCGATGATCGATCGCGGCGAAATACCCGAACCGATCCGGCGCAATGGCCGCCTATACATGATGCGCTCGTGGCGCATGGAGTATCTGGATCGCATGACGGCCTCCCGCTCCCGCCGCGTACCGGTCGAAGGGGCGCAGGCATGATCGCCGTCCCCGCACCCGCCGATACCCCCGAGGTCGCACGACGGCGTGTCGCCGATGCGCTGGTCGCCGCAGGCGTCAGCGCCCCACATATGGCGGCTGTGCTCGTAGCCGTCGAGATGCTGCAGAAAGCGTCTTACGTGGCCGGCAAGCGCGAAGGCTCTCAGCGGCCCTATGAGCATGCGTAATGTCATCCCGTGCACGCCTGAAGGGCAGGCAGGAAGGCGGCAGGGTCGCAGTTATTCCGCATGCCTGTTTGGACTCGCCGCATTACTTGTCGCTTTCCCTTGCGGCGAAAGCGCTGCTGCTGGAATTGGCGAGGCAATTCAACGGATATACGAACAACGGCGATCTTTGCCTAGCGGACAAGCTCATGAAGCCGCGAGGCTGGGCGAAGCGCACCGTGTTCAGAGCGGCCGACGAACTGGAGCTGAAAGGCTGGATCGTCAAGACACGGCAAGGCGATATCAACAAGCCGAACCTTTGGGCGCTGACGTTCTATCCGATCCACGAGTGCAAGGGAAAGCTCGACGTTTCGCCGACGAACGCACCGCTCAGCTTTTGGAAACAGGGCTGCAATCCGTGGATTCAACCCAAGAGAAAACGCCTTGAACGCCGGGCTGCGTAATCGATCGTCCAGTGCCAATTTGGCACTACCCTTATGCCAATTTGGCACCTATAGGGCTTCAGGACCTCCGAAATACCCCCCGACCTTATGCCAATTTGGCACCTATACGGCCGTTTTTCGCCCGAGACCTTATGCCAATTTGGCACACCTTAAACATATAACCATGTGGGAGAGCGTTAGCGAAAGGAGCTTAGAAGGGGCTTCCAAAGCGGTCGGCGCAATTTCGGTCGGTCGATCAGATCGGCGATCCATCGCACCGGGGGGTAGTCATCGAATTAAGTTCGGTGCCGACCTAGACCGCGCCCTAAGTCACTTTTTTGCATCTCCAAATCCCCAATCCACAATCACTGACCCGAGGTGAACCCCGATGCCAAGACCCCGCAAACCCACTGCGTTGCTGGAACAATCCGGCAGCTTCGAGAAACATCCCGAGCGTCGCCGCGAACGCGAAGGCGAGCCCGTGAACGAGAACCCGTTAGGGCCGGCGCCGGCACACCTGAACGCCGCTCAGCGCGTCGCATGGGCAGAGTTGGAACGCATAACGCCGACCGGCGTGTTGACCGAGGCGGACCGGCCGTTCCTAGAAATGACTTGCATGTTGTTGGCGCTGCTCCGCGATCTCGGCGCGACGATGGAAACTTCAAAAATTGCGCGCCTTGAGTCCTGCCTGGGCCGCCTTGGCCTGACGCCTGCGGATCGATCGCGCGTGAAGGCACTGCCCATCGCGAAGGGCAACAAGTTTGCGTCGCTCGCAGGGCGGCGTGCATGACGGCTGAGCCGTCCACGCTGCATCGTTGCCCGCATTGCGGCGGCTTCCTTCCGGCAGCCGATCCGGTCGAGGACATGACCGCGTCGCTACGCAGCCATTGCCGCGACGCCGGCATCACGGTCTATCCGGGCGACCGGGTTTCCGAGGCCGCCGCGGCGAGTCTGCTGGGCATGGCGCGCGGCACTTTGGAAAATCGCCGGCTTGCGGGCACTGGACCGACAGTGACGCGATTCGGGATTCGCGGTTCAAGGTGGGCATACAGCCTTCGCGCCCTGGCCGAATTCCAGATTCGATAACGACATCCCACAAAAGGCCACGATTTCCCACGAAAGGCCACGAGTGACCCCAAAAACGCATGGTGCAATGACCTACCGATTCAACACTGGAACACCCCATGCGGCAAGGACTGAATTTCAACGGGCTCGCAATTTCACGAACCCTTCGCGCCTTAGCATTGGCCAAAGGCCAGAAAGACCTGGCAGCCGAGATCGCTGCGGCCCGATGGGGCGAAGGCAGCGAAGTCGGCCTGCTGGCGAAGGCGCTGACGAACTCATCGACCTGGGCGAACGCCTTTGCTTCCACTCAAGCAGGCGCCGACTTCTTCAAGGCCGTCTCGCAACGCGAAGTGCTGAGCCGGCTACCGGGCATTCGCCGAGTGCCGCCGCGTCTGACGCATGTCGCCGCCAACTACGGAACGCGCGCTTCGTTTGTCCGGGAGCATCAGGCGATTCCTGTCAGTGTTATGCAGCTGCTTGCGGAGGCATTGGCAACGCGGAAGGTCGCCTGCATCAGCTTCGCCACGAATGAGCAGCTGACCTCTGCAAGCATCGAGGTCGAGAACATATTGACGGCCGACATGATTCGCGCCGTCATCGAAGCCACGGACGCCGCGCTGCTGGAACCCGGCAACGACGGCACCGGCGCAGAACCTGCATCGATTTGCTATGGCGCACCGTCCAGCGCGTCGACCGGAGATGCGGTTGCCGACTTTTCCGAACTCATGGAGGGCTTCGCAGGCGACCTGACGAGCGCCGCTCTGGTGATGCATCCCTTGGTTGCCATGCAGCTTGCGCTGACGGGCAACAACGCATTTCAGGGGATCGGTGCAACGGGCGGTGAATGCCTGGGGCTTCCGGTACTAACGTCGCGAACCAGCCCGATCGACTCGGAGGGTGCGCAGATCGCACTGGTCGACGGCACCGCCATCGCGGTCGCTGAGGAAATGCCGGAACTGGCGACTTCGCAGGCCGGACTGATCGACCTCGCGACGATCCCGGACGAAACGATCACTTACGGCGTGTCGCAGACCGTGAGCTTATTTCAGGCCGAGCTGACGGCATTGCGTGTTATCCGGCCTATCACTTGGCGCGTGATGCGCGAAGGCGCTGTATCGGTGCTGACGGGCGCCAGCTACGGATCGTCGTCATGAGCGAAGCGAAGAATCTGCACGTAGCAAAGGAAATCAGGTCGATCTTTCACGACGATCGAGATAGGGCGTTGCGGCTGGTAAGCAAGACACTCTCAAGGAAGGCTGCAGAAGGCCGGGCTTTGTCCCCTGCGGACGCAGATGTATACCGAAGCCGATTCACGCTGCTGATAAACCTCAAATCCGTTCACACGCGAATTATTTCCATTCGTTCTCGCCTTGATGAACTCGAAGCGCTGCTACTCGAAGCCGACGACAGTGTAGACAAGCGCCTGAAAGCTCTCGAAGCACGCATCGACGCAGGCACCAAATGACCGACGCACGGCGCGACACGGTGATGCTGGAATTCGGAAACATCATCGGCCGGCATGCCGACTGGCTGACCGCCGACGACTTTCTCGAAGCGGCGCAACAAGCGGCGGCCGGATATTTTGACTATCGGTCGCTCACCGTCGATCAGGTCGTTGCACTGATGGAACGATTCGACGCCGAAGATTCGGCAAAGCAAGCGGAGGGCTGAGGCATGGCGACGCGCTCACTTGGGACTTTAACGCTTGATCTAGTCGCCAAGATCGGCGGCTTCGAGAAAGGTCTAGACAAAGCGGCCCGTACGTCCAAGCAGCGCATGGATGACATTCGGCGCAGCACGGACCGCGCGACAAAGGGCCTGCTCGCGCTTGGTGCCGCTGGCGCCGCTGCGCTGACTGCTGTCGTAGTGTCATCTATCCGGGCGGCTGGCGAGATTGGGAAACTATCGACCATTGCGGGAACGTCTGCTGAGGATTTCCAGCGCTATGCGGCGGGCGCTAAGGCGCTGGGTATCGAGCAAGACAAGCTGGCCGACATCTTCAAGGATTCGCAAGACAAGGTCGGCGATTACCTACAGACCGGCGGCGGCGGGCTGGCGGATTTTTTCGACAACATCGCGCCGAAGGTCGGCGTAACAGCGGAGCAGTTCCGAAAGCTGAGCGGGCCCCAAGCGCTTCAGCTGTACGTGGCCAGCCTGGAGAAAGCCAAACTCTCGCAGGCCGAAATGGTTTTCTTCATGGAAGCGATTGCATCGGATGCGACCGCGTTGCTCCCCTTGCTGCGAGACAACGGAGCGGGCTTCAAAGCATTCGGCAAGGCCGCCGAAGACGCTGGCGCGCTGATGGACAGCGGGACGATCCGGGCGGCGCATGAACTTCAGGCGGCCCTGTTCCTGGCCGAGCAAGCCGGCGCTGGACTCAAGAACCAGATCGCGCAGGAAATGCTGCCGGTCCTTTCTGACTTTGCGGTCGAGCTTGAGCGATTGTCTACCGACCAAGCGGTTACGTCTGAGCTATCGGACACGCTGTCAGACGCCGTGAAAGGTGTCACGGCAACGGCTGTCGGTGCAGTCGCGGCGTTCCGGCTGCTATGGAAAACAGTCGAGGGACTGCTCGCGGTAGGCGAGGCTGCAGACTTGAAGTGGTACGAGCGATTCCTGCCCCCA comes from the Gammaproteobacteria bacterium genome and includes:
- a CDS encoding putative addiction module antidote protein, which encodes MTTGTTTKHAASTEFRAADYLRPEDVPGFLAEALHDGDHRVLPPALRAAADVIGMSELAKMTGLSRETLYRTLSEKGNPRLDTLAAILSAFGLRLAVAPISRRKRATPSRAKKAAAGA
- a CDS encoding phage major capsid protein, which gives rise to MRQGLNFNGLAISRTLRALALAKGQKDLAAEIAAARWGEGSEVGLLAKALTNSSTWANAFASTQAGADFFKAVSQREVLSRLPGIRRVPPRLTHVAANYGTRASFVREHQAIPVSVMQLLAEALATRKVACISFATNEQLTSASIEVENILTADMIRAVIEATDAALLEPGNDGTGAEPASICYGAPSSASTGDAVADFSELMEGFAGDLTSAALVMHPLVAMQLALTGNNAFQGIGATGGECLGLPVLTSRTSPIDSEGAQIALVDGTAIAVAEEMPELATSQAGLIDLATIPDETITYGVSQTVSLFQAELTALRVIRPITWRVMREGAVSVLTGASYGSSS
- a CDS encoding P27 family phage terminase small subunit, which produces MLEQSGSFEKHPERRREREGEPVNENPLGPAPAHLNAAQRVAWAELERITPTGVLTEADRPFLEMTCMLLALLRDLGATMETSKIARLESCLGRLGLTPADRSRVKALPIAKGNKFASLAGRRA
- a CDS encoding type II toxin-antitoxin system RelE/ParE family toxin, encoding MPIVKVSEYQTTEGKSPFADWMRRLRDRSARQRVTARIVRMQAGNRGDWKPVGDGVFELRIDHGPGYRVYCGQDGETLVLLLCGGDKRTQAQDIKNAHDYWNDYQARR